The genome window CCCCCGATTGATAAATGTTTTCCTTTCCAGCTACTAAGCCTTTTTTCAAATCTTTCCTCTACCTCCCTCCAATCAGTAGTTTTCAACTTCCTATAATGAATAGGAATACCCAAATACCTTAGAGGGAACTCTCCTTTTTTACACCCAAAAATATCTCTATACAATTGCTCTTGGTCCTGTGCTGCACCAAAGCACAATATTTCGCTCTTGTGAAAGTTGATTTTTAGTCCCGAGATTTGTTCAAAGACAAAAAGCAACAATTTCATATTGTGAGCCTTCTCCAGATCATGTTCTAAGAATAGGATGGTGTCGTCCGCATATTGAAGGATAGATAAACCTCCATCTATTAAGTGGGGCACAACTCCACCGACTTGTCCTTCCATATTTGCCCTTTTAATTATTATAGCCAACATATCTGCTACAATATTAAAAAGGAGGGGTGAAAGTGGGTCTCCTTGCCTAAGGCCTTTCTTCGTTTGAAAATAATGGCCTATCTCATCATTAACGTTTATAGCCACACTACCTCCCGAGATGAAGGTCTTTATCCAAGATATCCATCTTAGAGAGAAACCCTTCATCCGTAGAGTTTGGTACAAGAAAGGCCACTTAACCTTGTCGTATGCCTTCTCAAAATCTATCTTGAAAATTACCCCATCAAGCTTTCTTCTATGTAGCTCATGGATTGTTTCATGTAGGATTACTACTCCTTCTAGGATATTTCGTCCTCGCATGAAAGCGGTTTGAGTAGGATTCACTATTTTGTCTGCCACTAGATTCAACCTGTTTGTAGCGACCTTGGTGAAGATCTTGTAACTAACATTCAAGAGGCAAATGGGCCTATATTGCTGTATTAGATTCGCATCTTGTATTTTAGGGATCAGGGTGATTACACCAAAGTTCAGGCTAAACAATGGTAGATCACCCCTATGCAGGTCCTCAAACATTTGCAGCATGTCATACTTAATAATATCCCAAAATTTTTGGTAAAACTCTGCTGGGAAACCATCTGGACCTGGAGCTTTATTTCGCTCCATTTGAAATATAGCATCTTTtatctccttctctgaaaaagGTCTCGATAAGATGTTGTTTTCTTCTCTAGTGACCTGAGGAATGTCCTGGATCCATTCCTCATCTAAGGAGAAATGCGAGTTCCCAGGTTCTCCAAAGAGCTCCTTATAGAATTGTGTAATGTATGTTTTGAGATTATTTTGTCCTTCTATTACCCCATCTTCATGATCCAAAGAGAAGATTCTTTTTTTTCGATATTTGCCGTTTGCCACCATATGGAAATACCGGGAATTATTGTCTCCTAGTAATATATTTTTTACTTTGGCTCTTTGATAGAATCTTATTTCTTCATCTCTGAGGAGGGAGGATAGCTGATATCTGGCTTGTTTGAGTTGATTTCGTTCAACCTCAGTCAATATCCTATCCTCAGCTGAAGTGTCCAAGTCAGTAATGATTGCTTGGAGTTGACCTTTTTTAGTTTTATACTCCCCACTAGCATTAGATGCCCAGCCACGGAGCATTTTTCGTAGCGCCCCTAGTTTATGATTCCAATGTTGCACAGAGTTTTTCCCTTTGGTTGGTCTGTTCCAGCAATGAACGACTTTATCGAAAAAGTCTTCCTGGTTGAACCAGCTtagttcaaatttgaactgcctaGGCTTGCCCAAGAAAGCCTGAGTTCCAGTGTCTAACAGAAGGGGGGTATGGTCCGAAACACCACGATCAAGTGCCTGAACTGTTACCAAAGGAAACTTAAATTCCCACTCGGTTGTCATAAGGACCCTGTCCAATTTTTCAAGGGTCTGACATGGGAGAGAGTTAGCCCAAGTAAAGCGTCGCCCAGTTAGTTCGATCTCCCTTAGATCAAAGCTGTCAATTACAGCATTAAACAAAAAGGGCCAACGCTCGCTATACCTATTGTTATTCTTTTCTTTGCTATTCCTCAAGATGTTAAAATCTCCCCCAATAAGAGTGGGCCAAGAGTTGTCCTGACAAGTTCTAACCAACTCAGCAAGGAATGCTGGTTTGAATTCATCTTGAGCCGGTCCGTAAACTGCCATTAGAATCCAGTTGAATTTGTCCAATTTATTGCTGAGATGGAACTTTATATAAAATTCCCCTTCGACAACAAGAGACAAATCGAACATTGTGGCATTAACTCCTAAAAGAATACCCCCTGATCTTCCACGTGGTGGTAAACTATGCCAAACAAAATCTACACCTCCTGTGAGTCGTGTAAGATTCGAACTAGAGATGTCCTGTTTACCAGTTTCCATCACGGCAACGAATTCAAGATTATGTTCCTTTACTGCATCAGATATATATCGGATTTTAGCCAAGTCCGAAAGACCTCTGCTATTCCAAAAGAGTCCTTTCATTGAGAACTATGTGGTTTATTTGTCATACAGTTCTTATGTTTTTTTTCTTGAGGTTTTATGCTTCCGATTGGATGCCACTAGATCACATAGTTTTGTGTCTAGCTCCTCCTTTTCATGGTCTGTCTCAGCTACATCTTGAATCAAATGTGCGAACAGGTCACTTTCTGAGTAAGTGGCCTCGTCATCACTTGATTCAAAAAGGGAATTATCATTTGGATTATTTATATCCCTTTCCCTATCTTTTTCTGCTTGCCTTAATGTTTCAAATGCCTCTTCAATCCCTATCCCATTTCCTCCTATATTAATCCCTATCTTGGATAAATTTGTAATGATGTTATGACTTGATAGGTTATATATTGTAAAACGACCTTGGGATTGAGAATTACCTGCTGCATGAGGTCCTGGGCATGGAGATGTATTATACTGCTTAAATCCGGCAGCAATACTGGATCCTCCTTTCACATCCAAATTGCGAGCAGCAGCACGATTCATtgccttctctaatgaatccataTCTGCAGTGGAGGATCCATTAATCAATGGTACATTGCATCGAAGGCTACGACGAAGTCCATCTACTGAATTATATACAAGAGGAGGAACATATTTAAGCGCATCTTTAGTATTACTTTTGTCCTGGGCAGAATTAGGAGACATCTCCATCTTCAATTCCTCACTCGTTTCTATCTCAGCCACTTGCTCGCCCTGCACCACCAATTCCCCATCCTTGTTACTACAAGATGTATCTATTTGTAAACAAGAAAAAGGATTATAGATGTCTAAACCAGAACCACAAACCTGTGAGTTCTGTCCTATATCTTGGCTTAATGGTGTTGCAGGTTTCTCAGCCCTCAAAGACAAAGGCGATAATACATTTCTCGCTGGGGTCTCCAAAGCACTTGTTTGATGTGTATTGCTGTCACAGTCAGAACTGTTTTCCATCCTTTGTGTTGGCATGGAAAAATGTCTCCCTAATATGACATCGATGCATGGTTGTTTCCTCATCCCCAAGTCCAAGCTAGCATGCTCTTTCCCTTCTACTTCATTGGTTTCATAAAGTTGAGTATAATATGGGCGCTGCTCATCAGAGCATATAACCCCTGAAGCATCAACATCCTGTGGATTCAATCTGACATCCTTTCCCCCTGATTTCTCACACCTTTTGGTCACACAATTGTTTTTTTCAAACAACTTACCCTGCTCAAGGTTGAGGGGTTTGCCTGGTGAAAAAAGTGTCATTGGATCAGAAGGAGCCACCACGATGTGACCAATGTTGTGATTCAGATTTTCACCATCAGTCTGCATAGGAGCAGATTCATTGTCGCCCTGCATGGACTTGGAGCCTGAGGCATCTTTGGTGTTCTTAGCTTTTTTAGCAGTCTGCACTCTCTCCTTATCC of Zea mays cultivar B73 chromosome 8, Zm-B73-REFERENCE-NAM-5.0, whole genome shotgun sequence contains these proteins:
- the LOC103636008 gene encoding uncharacterized protein; the protein is MRKQPCIDVILGRHFSMPTQRMENSSDCDSNTHQTSALETPARNVLSPLSLRAEKPATPLSQDIGQNSQGEQVAEIETSEELKMEMSPNSAQDKNMDSLEKAMNRAAARNLDVKGGSSIAAGFKQYNTSPCPGPHAAGYFHYYPLATVLGCTAEARSTVYCDGSFTTFGAGGYEVLISGAWVTF